The following proteins are encoded in a genomic region of Lytechinus variegatus isolate NC3 chromosome 7, Lvar_3.0, whole genome shotgun sequence:
- the LOC121418786 gene encoding lysocardiolipin acyltransferase 1-like isoform X2, translating into MGGILNNKIGGFLFLSLLSFTAFFGSMLMMGPLIPLMFIRPLAFRHINDNLMVLWLTLPVLFLEVIFGVKCRVSGDRLSKSERSVIMMNHRTRLDWMFFWIPLFSLSSVRSEKIILKNELKHLPGPGWAMQIASYIFLKRRWEQDKEWLAMMLDYFCDMRYNAQYLIFPEDEAVDAIYDVTVAYPDRIPVGGEMDIFKAKLPNEVHYHVKRYDIKSLPQDTNYEDWCVERWKEKEVQLMEYYTGDKRFVSSSSTGDGVDRGYVSAISITLFLALVYWIFFLCFIVCLLVYTSIAWWHTLIVGLFFTGVGIFYGGMERLMVNAYNWHVGRTTREKSS; encoded by the exons ATGGGTGGAATCTTGAATAATAAGATAGGAGGGTTTTTATTTTTGTCCCTCCTCTCGTTTACTGCTTTCTTTGGATCCATGTTGATGATGGGGCCCTTGATACCTCTTATGTTCATCAGACCTCTTGCATTCAGACACATCAATGATAACCTCATGGTTTTATGGTTGACACTACCAGTG CTTTTTTTAG AAGTGATATTTGGAGTGAAATGTAGGGTGAGCGGTGACAGACTGAGTAAATCAGAGAGGAGCGTTATCATGATGAACCATCGGACGAGATTGGATTGGATGTTCTTCTGGATACCTCTCTTCTCTCTCAGTTCTGTCAGATCAGAGAAAATCATCCTCAAGAATGAACTCAAACATTTACCAGGGCCAG GCTGGGCTATGCAGATTGCGTCATATATCTTCTTAAAAAGACGTTGGGAACAAGACAAAGAATGGTTGGCCATGATGTTAGATTACTTCTGTGATATGCGATACAATGCTCAGTATCTCATCTTTCCTGAAG ATGAAGCAGTGGATGCCATCTATGACGTGACAGTGGCCTACCCTGATAGGATACCTGTAGGTGGAGAGATGGATATCTTCAAGGCCAAACTACCCAACGAGGTCCACTACCATGTGAAACGATATGACATCAAATCCCTACCTCAAGATACAAACTATGAAGACTGGTGTGTAGAGAGATGGAAGGAGAAGGAGGTCCAACTCATGGAGTATTACACCGGAGACAAGAGGTTCGTGTCCAGCAGTTCCACCGGGGACGGCGTGGACAGAGGATATGTGTCCGCGATCAGTATCACTCTCTTCCTCGCGTTGGTCTACTGGATCTTCTTCTTGTGCTTTATTGTGTGTCTGTTGGTGTACACTTCCATTGCATGGTGGCATACCCTAATTGTTGGATTGTTCTTCACAGGTGTGGGGATCTTCTATGGTGGTATGGAGAGGCTGATGGTGAATGCTTATAACTGGCATGTGGGACGGACTACACGAGAGAAGTCGTCATAG
- the LOC121418786 gene encoding lysocardiolipin acyltransferase 1-like isoform X1, giving the protein MGGILNNKIGGFLFLSLLSFTAFFGSMLMMGPLIPLMFIRPLAFRHINDNLMVLWLTLPVLFLEVIFGVKCRVSGDRLSKSERSVIMMNHRTRLDWMFFWIPLFSLSSVRSEKIILKNELKHLPGPGWAMQIASYIFLKRRWEQDKEWLAMMLDYFCDMRYNAQYLIFPEGTDYTDDSKNKSDSYANKYNLPKYEYVLHPRTTGFKFIMDHLRKHEAVDAIYDVTVAYPDRIPVGGEMDIFKAKLPNEVHYHVKRYDIKSLPQDTNYEDWCVERWKEKEVQLMEYYTGDKRFVSSSSTGDGVDRGYVSAISITLFLALVYWIFFLCFIVCLLVYTSIAWWHTLIVGLFFTGVGIFYGGMERLMVNAYNWHVGRTTREKSS; this is encoded by the exons ATGGGTGGAATCTTGAATAATAAGATAGGAGGGTTTTTATTTTTGTCCCTCCTCTCGTTTACTGCTTTCTTTGGATCCATGTTGATGATGGGGCCCTTGATACCTCTTATGTTCATCAGACCTCTTGCATTCAGACACATCAATGATAACCTCATGGTTTTATGGTTGACACTACCAGTG CTTTTTTTAG AAGTGATATTTGGAGTGAAATGTAGGGTGAGCGGTGACAGACTGAGTAAATCAGAGAGGAGCGTTATCATGATGAACCATCGGACGAGATTGGATTGGATGTTCTTCTGGATACCTCTCTTCTCTCTCAGTTCTGTCAGATCAGAGAAAATCATCCTCAAGAATGAACTCAAACATTTACCAGGGCCAG GCTGGGCTATGCAGATTGCGTCATATATCTTCTTAAAAAGACGTTGGGAACAAGACAAAGAATGGTTGGCCATGATGTTAGATTACTTCTGTGATATGCGATACAATGCTCAGTATCTCATCTTTCCTGAAG gAACTGACTACACTGATGACAGCAAGAATAAAAGTGATTCCTATGCAAACAAATATAATCTACCAAAGTATGAGTATGTTCTGCATCCTCGAACAACTGGTTTCAAATTTATTATGGATCATTTAAGAAAAC ATGAAGCAGTGGATGCCATCTATGACGTGACAGTGGCCTACCCTGATAGGATACCTGTAGGTGGAGAGATGGATATCTTCAAGGCCAAACTACCCAACGAGGTCCACTACCATGTGAAACGATATGACATCAAATCCCTACCTCAAGATACAAACTATGAAGACTGGTGTGTAGAGAGATGGAAGGAGAAGGAGGTCCAACTCATGGAGTATTACACCGGAGACAAGAGGTTCGTGTCCAGCAGTTCCACCGGGGACGGCGTGGACAGAGGATATGTGTCCGCGATCAGTATCACTCTCTTCCTCGCGTTGGTCTACTGGATCTTCTTCTTGTGCTTTATTGTGTGTCTGTTGGTGTACACTTCCATTGCATGGTGGCATACCCTAATTGTTGGATTGTTCTTCACAGGTGTGGGGATCTTCTATGGTGGTATGGAGAGGCTGATGGTGAATGCTTATAACTGGCATGTGGGACGGACTACACGAGAGAAGTCGTCATAG